CTCGTCCCAGCCGGCCTGCTCAATATCATCCGCGGCAAGCGTCAGACGCGTCCGGACATCCGAGGCGCTCAGCCGCGCGTCCGCGGAGCGGAGCAGCGCTGCCGCGGCGCTCACCAGCGGGGTCGCCACCGACGTTCCACTGCGATACTCGAACCCGCCTCCGAGCGCCGTGCTGATGATGTTCACGCCCGGGGCCGCCAGATCGAGCGAGCGGCCGGCGTTGCTGAAACTCGGCACGCGGTCCGCCTCGTCGCTTGCGCCGACCGCGATCGCGCTCTCGTACGCCGCCGGGTAGAGCACGCGGCCGGCCTGGTTTCCAGCGGCGGCGACGACCACGACACCCGCGGCCTGGGCCGCGTTGCAGGCGTCGCGCAGGGCGCTGCTGTCGTCCGGCCCGCCGAGACTGAGGTTGATGATGTCCGCGCCTTCGTCGATCGCGTAACCGATCGCGGCCATCGTGCGCGAGTCGAAGCCTTCGTTGCGGCTGTCCAGCACGCGCAAGACCATCACGGACACGTTCGCCAATCCGGCCACCGGGCCATCCTGACCGGCGGCGATAATGCCGGCGACGTGTGTGCCGTGGCCGCTGACGTCGCTCGGGTCCGCGTCCTGACCGACGAAATCCCAGCCGTGGACGTCATCGACATAGCCGTTGTTGTCGTCGTCGTATCCGTTGAGCGTCTCGCGCGCATTTGTCCAGAGATTGCCCGCCAGCGACGGGTGTTCCAGATCCACGCCGCTGTCGATGACCGCGACGACGACCCCGCGCCGCCCGCGCTGCAGCTCCCAGGCCTCCGCGGCGCGCACCTTGCTCAACGCGTACTGCCGATCGCGGAGCGACTGGCCCTCCATCGGCGTTGCGGGAACAGCGGGAAACTCATCGGCGGCGCGGCGCACGAAGTCCGTCTCAATCGCCTCCACACCCGCGGCGAATTGGCCCGACATCACACCGTCGTCATCAAGCGGCAGCTTCTCAATGGCGTGCCAGCCACCCGGGAGCGGCCGCCCCAGCGCCCCGGCGGACGCGAGCTGGCGCTTGCCCTCGGCTTTGCTGAGGCGAATGAGCAGGCGCGGTTCGTCGGCCAGCGCGCGACCCGTCGCCGAAAACACCAGCAGTAGCGCGACGGCGCGCGCGACAAACGGGCGCAGCTCCGGCCGATCCGGCGTCGCGCGAAGCGTCATTGAGTTTCGAACTCGGTCCATTTCGACTCTCCTGCCGAGCGGCCATCGACCGCACCGGCAGGCTGAAAGCGACAAGGGCGCGGCGAGCTTCACCACGTAAACGCGAAACGCGCGTGGGTGGACGGGCGTCTCGCCCGTCGTGCGCGCCCGGCGAGAGAGCCTGTGAGCGTTTTCGAGTAGAACGGGCATCTTGCCCGTTCCTGAGATCACAGGGACGGGCGAGACGCCCATCCCACCCGCTTCAGACGTTCGCTCGCGCTTCGCGTTCTGTTGCTACTCTAACACCGACGGCACCGATTCCTCCTATCAACGCCACCGGTTCAGAAGCCCGATAATACGGAGCCGCCGGGCCTGAGAGGCATTGCGAGCGACGAGGTTGAATAGTCCCCCGCGCCCGCCCGTCATACCCACGGATGACATGGAGATTGTTCTCTACGGAGAAAACGACATGAAACGGTTCTGCGTCAAGTTGGCGGCGGTGTTCGGACTCTCCCTGGCGGCCCTTGGCTCGACCGCGATCGCAAGCGAGGCGGAAACCTCCGCCAGCGCATTCGGCCGCCGGTTTGGCCCCGGCAGCTCGGCCGCGACCGCCCGCTATGAAGGCGACGTGGGTTTTGCCCGCACCGAGACGCGCAGCGGCGACATCAACCTCGCCCGCGGCGTCGCCGTCGGAGTGGACGAAGACGGTCTGTCGCTCTCGCTGAGCAATGCGGTCGCGCCGCGCGGCGGCCCGGCGCTGGCCACGAACTTCAACATGAGCATCGACCGCGACGGCCAGGTTTCCACCAGCACTGGAATGGCCGTGGCCGACGGCCGCTTCGAAAACGAAGTCAACGCCGGCGGCGCCGCCGGGAGCGGCCGCGGGAGCCGCGCCGCAATCTCGCAGGCCGGCGGCCGCAGCGACCCGACCGGCACGGTCCGCGCGGAGACGCACGCCGACAGCTTCGACCCGCGCGGCCCGCGCCGACCAATCGGATTCGCGCAGTCCGGCGGCATCCGCCCGGGCGCCGCGCCGCAACCGATTGCGTTCGTGCGGCCCGCAGCCGGCCCGATGCACGCCCCGCCGCTGGCCCTGGTCCCGGCCCGCCCGGTCTATCTCGGCGGCCGGCAAGTGGGATTCGTGACGCCGCCGAATCCGGCGCCGTTCGCCCCGCGTTGGCGCGGCCGCTAGTCGCTGAGAACCTGTTGCGTCGGACCTCTGTGTCCGACGGCGATTGCAGCGTCGGACGCCGAGGTGGCCGTTCGGGCACGCTCGGCGGGCATATCTGTCCGAACCCGCCGCGCCAAGCGGCGGGTCGACGATCGGAAGCAATCGGCGCCATGCAGGCCACGGACGTCGACCCGCCGCTTGGCGCGGCGGGTTCGGAAACGCGGCCCGGGCGGCGGCGTTTGCCAAGAACTCTGACGACACGCCTTTGCGCAGCTTTACGTTCGCCTTACTGCCCGACCACCCGGTTGCGGTCATAATCCACCAACGGCGCGTGGGATTGGCGTTGTCGCGACCGCCGCCAACCGCCGTTGTGACCCACAGGCATCGGAGCGTACGCCCGAATGTAATATGTACCAGGCGTCGCCACGGAGTGCGCGGGCGTCAGGCGACGCGAAAAGGAGTTCGATCGATGCGACGCATTCATGCTCACTGGAACCAGGCGATGAGACGTCTCCGCCAGCTCGGCTGCGGGCTGGGACTCGTCGCGGTCATGGCCTCGAATGGCGGCGGTTGCGCCGGGCTCAGCAGCGACGCCACGC
The genomic region above belongs to Phycisphaerae bacterium RAS1 and contains:
- a CDS encoding Thermophilic serine proteinase precursor, producing MDRVRNSMTLRATPDRPELRPFVARAVALLLVFSATGRALADEPRLLIRLSKAEGKRQLASAGALGRPLPGGWHAIEKLPLDDDGVMSGQFAAGVEAIETDFVRRAADEFPAVPATPMEGQSLRDRQYALSKVRAAEAWELQRGRRGVVVAVIDSGVDLEHPSLAGNLWTNARETLNGYDDDNNGYVDDVHGWDFVGQDADPSDVSGHGTHVAGIIAAGQDGPVAGLANVSVMVLRVLDSRNEGFDSRTMAAIGYAIDEGADIINLSLGGPDDSSALRDACNAAQAAGVVVVAAAGNQAGRVLYPAAYESAIAVGASDEADRVPSFSNAGRSLDLAAPGVNIISTALGGGFEYRSGTSVATPLVSAAAALLRSADARLSASDVRTRLTLAADDIEQAGWDEASGYGRLNVFTALNVQSADSEGDVDLNGKSTEDGGVGGGPVQTSSDDDLPPWIHVSSQASRTAARDDDYSTEAEVFGATAPLVPAPCGAGLSAGMLGAATLSLACGCRTCVVRGRRRPAAWRGGY